A genomic region of Amphiura filiformis chromosome 6, Afil_fr2py, whole genome shotgun sequence contains the following coding sequences:
- the LOC140155331 gene encoding D-beta-hydroxybutyrate dehydrogenase, mitochondrial-like, whose translation MADPNLISALVLFLLGSIILLDLNFLHYFVTNIIGSTLILCAIYIGSKLVPRSRLNPKEKAVFISGCDTGFGHLLAVSLDKLGYWVFAGCLFPERDGAQQLCKETSDRVTILRCDITSDECVEDVRNRVAEICQQQSLGLWAIVNNAGIWRRAEIEWTSMKQLKALMEVNLYGAIRITKAFLPMLRQSKGRVISVSSISGIWTCPSGGPYSMTKYGIEALSDALRYEMYRFGVKVIMIEPGNFTGSTNVGDSVTIESEIWDNMDDVSRQDYGRNYIHKFVEKMTTYVKNSPNKDRTPVVNAMVDAVTSSSPKHRYLVGGMITWTTYYLTYSYRLLPSWLTDYRAIKDFDSLPLPDILSKIKQN comes from the exons ATGGCGGACCCGAATTTAATATCAGCTTTGGTTTTATTCCTTTTAGGATCAATCATTTTACTAGATTTGAATTTCCTTCATTATTTTGTGACTAATATTATTGGTTCCACATTGATTCTATGTGCTATCTACATTGGAAGTAAATTAGTTCCTCGTAGTAGACTCAATCCAAAAGAGAAAGCGGTGTTTATCTCTGGCTGTGATACTGGATTCGGACATTTATTGGCAGTTTCTTTGGACAAACTTGGATATTGGGTTTTTGCTGGCTGTCTTTTTCCAG AGCGGGATGGAGCTCAACAACTTTGCAAGGAAACGTCCGACAGAGTGACGATTCTACGATGCGACATCACATCCGATGAGTGTGTTGAAGACGTCAGGAATCGTGTAGCTGAAATCTGCCAACAACAAAGTTTAG GATTATGGGCAATTGTGAATAACGCAGGAATATGGCGGCGTGCTGAAATCGAGTGGACTTCAATGAAACAGTTGAAAGCTCTGATGGAAGTCAATCTTTATGGTGCTATAAGGATTACAAAGGCGTTTTTGCCTATGCTTCGTCAATCCAAAG GTCGAGTGATCAGTGTGAGCAGCATCTCCGGCATATGGACATGTCCTTCAGGAGGACCTTACAGTATGACCAAATATGGTATAGAAGCGCTTTCTGATGCACTCCGTTATGAAATGTATCGATTCGGTGTTAAG GTAATAATGATAGAACCGGGTAATTTCACGGGATCTACAAACGTGGGCGACTCGGTAACAATCGAAAGTGAGATATGGGACAACATGGATGACGTTAGCAGACAAGATTATGGGCGGAATTACATCCACAAATTTGTCGAAAAAATGACAACTTACGTGAAGAATTCACCAAACAAGGACCGTACTCCCGTTGTGAATGCCATGGTGGATGCAGTGACGTCATCGAGTCCAAAGCACCGTTATTTAGTGGGCGGAATGATAACGTGGACCACGTACTATCTTACCTATTCCTATAGATTATTGCCAAGTTGGCTTACTGATTACAGAGCGATCAAGGATTTCGACAGTCTTCCACTTCCGGATATCCTtagtaaaataaagcaaaattga